A single region of the bacterium genome encodes:
- a CDS encoding iron-sulfur cluster assembly scaffold protein, with protein MLYSKEIIKYFKNPQNVGKIKNPSGLGKAGNLRCGDIMYLYINVEKNKRGKEIIKDIKFETFGCTVAIANTSLLTTMVKGKTLKEAMKITKDDLIKKLGEIPVFKIHCSLLAVDALAEAIYDYLLKSNQPIPKGFQEKHERIEKEKKEIERQHAELVKLEEVLHEE; from the coding sequence ATGTTGTATTCCAAAGAGATAATAAAATATTTTAAAAATCCCCAAAATGTCGGAAAAATAAAGAATCCATCAGGTCTTGGCAAGGCCGGTAATTTGCGTTGCGGTGATATTATGTATCTTTATATAAACGTTGAAAAGAATAAAAGAGGCAAAGAGATAATTAAAGATATAAAGTTTGAAACTTTTGGCTGTACGGTCGCAATAGCCAATACTAGTCTTTTAACTACGATGGTTAAGGGTAAAACTCTAAAAGAAGCGATGAAAATTACCAAAGATGATTTGATAAAGAAATTGGGAGAGATTCCTGTTTTTAAAATTCACTGTTCCTTGTTGGCAGTTGACGCTTTGGCCGAGGCTATTTACGATTATCTTTTAAAAAGCAACCAGCCTATTCCTAAAGGGTTTCAGGAAAAACACGAAAGAATAGAAAAGGAGAAAAAAGAGATAGAACGGCAACATGCTGAGTTGG